A stretch of the Leptospira kirschneri serovar Cynopteri str. 3522 CT genome encodes the following:
- a CDS encoding DUF1564 family protein: HGVSRCYLFNYMLWLEDLGGEEDFFVKTLNQGVPSFHWTYKMIWKINRRQNLISRELQFEPNPMTSQYPYSINKS; this comes from the coding sequence CCATGGGGTTTCGAGATGTTATCTTTTCAATTACATGCTTTGGTTGGAGGACCTGGGTGGAGAGGAAGATTTTTTTGTGAAAACTTTGAACCAAGGAGTTCCTAGCTTTCATTGGACTTACAAAATGATCTGGAAGATAAACAGAAGACAAAATCTCATTTCGAGAGAATTACAATTCGAACCAAACCCAATGACAAGCCAATACCCCTACTCTATTAACAAAAGTTAG